DNA from Pseudomonas putida:
CATGAGTCGGTGGTCAGCCAGATCCAGAGCGAGCTGGGCATTGGCCTGGGCCAGACCACCGCGGACGGTCGCTTCACCCTGCTGCCGGTCTGCTGCCTGGGCAACTGCGACAAGGCCCCGGCACTGATGATCGACGACGACACCTTTGGCGACGTGCAGCCTGCTGGCGTTGCCAAACTGCTGGAGGGTTACGTATGACCATCACTTCCTTCGGCCCGGCCAACCGCATTGCGCGTTCGGCTGAAACCCACCCGCTGACCTGGCGCCTGCGCGACGACGGCGAGCCGATCTGGCTCGAAGAGTACCAGGCCAAGAACGGCTATGCCGCCGCCCGCAAGGCGCTGGCGCAGATGTCCGCGGACGACATCGTCCAGAGCGTCAAGGACTCCGGCCTCAAGGGCCGTGGCGGCGCAGGCTTCCCCACTGGCGTGAAGTGGGGCCTGATGCCCAAAGACGAATCCATGAACATCCGCTACCTGCTGTGCAACGCGGACGAAATGGAGCCCAACACCTGGAAGGACCGCATGCTGATGGAGCAACAGCCCCATCTGCTGGTCGAGGGCATGCTGATCAGCGCCCGCGCCCTGAAGGCCTACCGTGGCTACATCTTCCTACGCGGCGAGTACACCACCGCGGCGAAGAACCTCAACCGCGCCATCGAGGAAGCCAAGGCCGCAGGCCTTCTGGGCAAGAACATCCTCGGCAGCGGTTTTGACTTCGAGCTGTTCGTGCACACCGGTGCCGGCCGCTACATCTGCGGTGAAGAAACCGCACTGATCAACTCCCTGGAAGGCCGCCGCGCCAACCCACGCTCCAAGCCGCCCTTCCCTGCCGCCGTTGGCGTGTGGGGCAAGCCGACCTGCGTGAACAACGTCGAGACCCTGTGCAACGTCCCGGCCATCGTCGCCAACGGCAACGACTGGTACAAGTCGCTGGCCCGCGAAGGCAGCGAAGACCACGGCACCAAGCTGATGGGCTTCTCCGGCAAGGTGAAGAACCCTGGCCTGTGGGAGCTGCCTTTCGGCGTGACCGCCCGCGAGCTGTTCGAGGACTACGCCGGCGGCATGCGCGACGGCTACAAGCTCAAGTGCTGGCAGCCTGGCGGCGCCGGTACCGGCTTCCTGCTGCCCGAGCACCTCGACGCTCAGATGTACGCCGGTGGCATCGCCAAGGTCGGCACCCGTATGGGTACAGGCCTGGCCATGGCGGTCGACGACAGCATCAACATGGTCTCGCTGCTACGCAACATGGAGGAGTTCTTCGCCCGTGAGTCGTGCGGCTGGTGCACCCCGTGCCGTGACGGCCTGCCATGGAGCGTGAAGATGCTGCGCGCCCTGGAGAAAGGCCAAGGCCGCGCCGAGGACATCGAGACGCTGCTGGGGCTGGTCAACTTCCTCGGCCCAGGCCGTACCTTCTGTGCTCACGCACCGGGTGCCGTCGAGCCTTTGGGCAGTGCCATCAAGTATTTCCGGTCCGAGTTCGAGGCCGGTGTCGCCCCAGCCGACGCTGGCGACGCCCTGCGCCCGAACCTGGCCAAGCCGATCCCGACCGGGCCGGTCGTGGTCGGCGCATAACAAGATGAATCGCGGATGGTCCTTGCCATCCGCCAGCCTGCAGGCCGGCCCGAACGATTCGTGGCCGGCCGCAGGCTCACCGATTTCCATTAGCCACGCCCGCTCACGCGGGCCAACGAAGAACTTTGAACCATGGCCACTATCCACGTAGACGGCAAAGCGCTCGAAGTCAATGGTGCGGACAACCTGTTACAGGCCTGTCTGTCGCTCGGCCTCGACATCCCCTATTTCTGCTGGCACCCGGCGCTCGGTAGCGTCGGCGCCTGCCGGCAGTGCGCGGTCAAGCAGTACACCGACGAGAACGACACCCGCGGTCGTATCGTCATGTCCTGCATGACCCCTGCCTCCGACGGCACCTGGATCTCCATCGACGATGAGGAATCCAAGGCGTTCCGCGCCAGCGTCGTCGAATGGCTGATGACCAACCACCCGCACGACTGCCCGGTGTGCGAGGAAGGCGGTCACTGCCACCTGCAGGACATGACGGTAATGACCGGCCACAATGAGCGCCGCTACCGTTTCACCAAGCGTACCCACCAGAACCAGGACCTTGGCCCGTTCATCGCCCATGAGATGAACCGCTGCATCGCCTGCTACCGCTGCGTGCGCTACTACAAGGACTACGCAGGCGGGACCGACCTGGGCGTCTACGGCGCCCACGACAACGTCTACTTCGGTCGCGTCGAGGACGGCGTGCTGGAGAGCGAGTTCTCCGGCAACCTGACCGAGGTCTGCCCGACCGGCGTGTTCACCGACAAGACCCACTCCGAGCGCTACAACCGCAAGTGGGACATGCAGTTCGCCCCGAGCATCTGCCACGGCTGCTCCAGCGGCTGCAACATCAGCCCCGGTGAGCGCTACGGTGAACTGCGCCGTATCGAGAACCGCTTCAACGGTTCGGTCAACCAGTACTTCCTGTGCGACCGTGGCCGCTTCGGCTATGGCTACGTCAACCGCAGCGACCGCCCACGCCAGCCCCACCTGGCCGACGGCACCAAGCTGGGCCTGGATGCTGCCCTGGACAAAGCCGCGGACCTGCTGCGCGGTCGCACCATCGTCGGTATCGGCTCGCCACGCGCCAGCCTCGAAAGCAACTACGGCCTGCGTGAGCTGGTCGGCGCCGACTACTTCTACTCGGGCATGGAGGCCGGTGAGCTGGCACGCGTGCGCCTGGCCCTCGAGGTGCTGAACAACAGCCCACTGCCAGTGCCGACCCTGCGCGACATCGAAGACCACGATGCCGTGTTCGTCCTTGGCGAAGACCTGACCCAGACCGCTGCCCGCGTCGCCCTGGCCGTACGCCAGGCCACCAAGGGCAAAGCCGAAGCCATGGCCGACGCCATGCGCGTACAGCCGTGGCTCGATGCTGCGGTCAAGAACATCGGCCAGCACGCGCTGTACCCGCTGTTCATCGCCTCGCTGGCTGAAACCAAGCTCGACGACGTCGCCGAAGAGTGCGTGCACGCAGCGCCAGCAGACCTGGCTCGCCTGGGCTTCGCCGTGGCCCACGCCATCGACCCGAGCGCACCGGCCGTCGAAGGCCTGGACGCCGACGCCAAGACACTGGCCCAGCGCATCGCCGATGCCCTGGTCGCCGCCCAGCGTCCGCTGGTGGTCGCCGGTACCTCCCTGGCCGACTCCGCGCTGATCGAGGCCGCCGCCAACATCGCCAAGGCCCTGAAGCTGCGTGAGAAGAACGGCTCGCTGAGCCTGGTGGTGCCTGAAGCCAACAGCCTCGGCATGGCCATGATGGGCGGTGAGTCCGTCGACGCCGCGCTGGACGCCGTCATCAGCGGCAAGGCCGACGCCATCGTGGTGCTGGAGAACGACCTGTACGCCCGCGTCCCGGCCGCCAAGGTCGACGCCGCCCTGGCCGCGGCCAAGGTTGTGATCGTTGCCGACCACTCCAAGACCCCGACCACCGACCGCGCCCATCTGGTGCTGCCGGCAGCCACCTTCGCCGAAGGCGATGGTACCCTGGTCAGCCAGGAAGGCCGTGCCCAGCGCTTCTTCCAGGTGTTCGACCCGCAATACCTGGACAGCAGCATCCTGGTTCACGAAGGCTGGCGCTGGATGCACGCCCTGCGTGCGACCCTGCTGAACAAGCCAGTCGACTGGACCCAGCTGGACCACGTCACCAGCGCCTGCGCCGAAGCCGCCCCGCAACTGGCCGGCATCGTCAACGCAGCGCCTTCGGCCGCGTTCCGCATCAAGGGCATGAAACTGGCCCGTGAGCCCCTGCGCTACTCCGGCCGTACCGCCATGCGCGCCAACATCAGCGTGCATGAACCGCGTACCCCGCAAGACAAAGACACCGCGTTCGCCTTCTCCATGGAAGGCTACTCGGGCTCGGCCGAACCGCGCCAACAGGTGCCGTTCGCCTGGTCGCCAGGCTGGAACTCCCCGCAGGCCTGGAACAAATTCCAGGACGAAGTCGGTGGTCACCTGCGCGCTGGTGATCCAGGCGTGCGCCTGATCGAGTCGCAAGGCGATCGCCTGCACTGGTTCACCGCCATTCCGGGTGCCTTCAACCCGGCCCGTGGCACCTGGACTGCCGTGCCATTCTACCACCTGTTCGGCAGCGAAGAGTCCTCTTCCCGTGCCGCGCCAGTGCAGGAGCGCATCCCGGCCGCCTACGTGGCCTTGGCCAAGTCCGAGGCCGACCGCCTGGGCGTCAACGACGGTGCCCTGCTGAGCCTGAACGTGGCGGGTGTCTCCCTGCGCCTGCCGCTGCGTGTCAATGAAGAGCTGGGCGCTGGCCTGGTCGCGTTGCCGAAAGGCCTGGCCGGCATTCCGCCAGCCATCTTCGGTGCATCCGTCGAAGGTCTGCAGGAGGCAGCACAATGAGCTGGTTCACCCCCGAAGTGATCGATGTGATCCTCACCGTCGTCCGGGCCATCGTGGTCCTGCTGGCGGTGGTGGTCTGCGGCGCGCTGCTCAGCTTCGTCGAGCGTCGCCTGCTGGGCTGGTGGCAGGACCGTTACGGTCCGAACCGTGTCGGCCCATTCGGCATGTTCCAGATCGCCGCCGACATGCTGAAGATGTTCTTCAAGGAAGACTGGAACCCGCCTTTCGTCGATCGCATGATCTTCACCCTGGCACCGGTCGTGGCCATGAGCGCCCTGCTGATCGCCTTCGTGGTCATCCCGATCACCCCGGTCTGGGGCGTGGCTGACCTGAACATCGGCCTGCTGTTCTTCTTCGCCATGGCCGGTCTGTCGGTGTACGCGGTGCTGTTCGCCGGCTGGTCGTCGAACAACAAGTACGCCCTGCTCGGCAGCCTGCGTGCTTCGGCCCAGACCGTGTCGTACGAAGTGTTCCTGGGCCTTGCGCTGATGGGCGTTGTGGTTCAGGTCGGTTCGTTCAACATGCGCGACATCGTCGACTACCAGGCCCAGAACCTGTGGTTCATCATTCCGCAGTTCTTTGGCTTCTGCACCTTCTTCATCGCTGGCGTCGCCGTGACTCACCGTCACCCGTTCGACCAGCCGGAAGCGGAGCAAGAACTGGCCGACGGTTACCACATTGAATATGCCGGCATGAAATGGGGCATGTTCTTCGTGGGTGAATACATCGGCATCATCCTGATCTCGGCGCTGCTTGTGACCCTCTTCTTCGGCGGCTGGCACGGCCCGTTCGGCTTGCTGCCACAGGTTCCGTTCCTGTGGTTCACCCTGAAGACCGCATTCTTCATCATGCTGTTCATCCTGCTGCGCGCTTCGATTCCGCGCCCACGTTATGACCAGGTGATGGACTTCAGCTGGAAGTTCTGCCTGCCGCTGACCTTGATCAATTTGCTGGTGACCGCTGCGATCGTGCTCTACAACACGCCAGCCGTCGCGGCCCAGTGAGGATTTGACCCATGTTCAAATATATCGGCGACATCGTTAAAGGCACCGGCACCCAGCTGCGCAGCCTGGTGATGGTGTTCTCCCACGGGTTCCGCAAGCGCGACACCCTGCAATACCCTGAAGAGCCCGTGTACCTGCCGCCGCGCTACCGCGGTCGCATCGTCCTGACCCGTGACCCCGATGGCGAGGAGCGCTGCGTGGCGTGCAACCTCTGCGCGGTGGCCTGCCCGGTTGGCTGCATCTCGCTGCAGAAGGCCGAGACCGAGGACGGCCGCTGGTATCCGGAGTTCTTCCGCATCAACTTCTCGCGCTGCATCTTCTGTGGCCTGTGCGAGGAAGCGTGCCCGACCACCGCGATCCAGCTGACTCCGGATTTCGAAATGGCCGAGTTCAAGCGTCAGGACCTGGTGTACGAGAAGGAAGACCTCCTGATCTCCGGCCCCGGCAAGAACCCTGACTACAACTTCTACCGTGTTGCGGGTATGGCGATCGCTGGCAAGCCGAAGGGCGCTGCACAGAACGAAGCCGAGCCGATCAACGTGAAGAGCTTGCTCCCATAAGGACAGAAAGATGGAATTCGCTTTCTACTTCGCATCCGGGAT
Protein-coding regions in this window:
- the nuoF gene encoding NADH-quinone oxidoreductase subunit NuoF; translation: MTITSFGPANRIARSAETHPLTWRLRDDGEPIWLEEYQAKNGYAAARKALAQMSADDIVQSVKDSGLKGRGGAGFPTGVKWGLMPKDESMNIRYLLCNADEMEPNTWKDRMLMEQQPHLLVEGMLISARALKAYRGYIFLRGEYTTAAKNLNRAIEEAKAAGLLGKNILGSGFDFELFVHTGAGRYICGEETALINSLEGRRANPRSKPPFPAAVGVWGKPTCVNNVETLCNVPAIVANGNDWYKSLAREGSEDHGTKLMGFSGKVKNPGLWELPFGVTARELFEDYAGGMRDGYKLKCWQPGGAGTGFLLPEHLDAQMYAGGIAKVGTRMGTGLAMAVDDSINMVSLLRNMEEFFARESCGWCTPCRDGLPWSVKMLRALEKGQGRAEDIETLLGLVNFLGPGRTFCAHAPGAVEPLGSAIKYFRSEFEAGVAPADAGDALRPNLAKPIPTGPVVVGA
- the nuoG gene encoding NADH-quinone oxidoreductase subunit NuoG, which produces MATIHVDGKALEVNGADNLLQACLSLGLDIPYFCWHPALGSVGACRQCAVKQYTDENDTRGRIVMSCMTPASDGTWISIDDEESKAFRASVVEWLMTNHPHDCPVCEEGGHCHLQDMTVMTGHNERRYRFTKRTHQNQDLGPFIAHEMNRCIACYRCVRYYKDYAGGTDLGVYGAHDNVYFGRVEDGVLESEFSGNLTEVCPTGVFTDKTHSERYNRKWDMQFAPSICHGCSSGCNISPGERYGELRRIENRFNGSVNQYFLCDRGRFGYGYVNRSDRPRQPHLADGTKLGLDAALDKAADLLRGRTIVGIGSPRASLESNYGLRELVGADYFYSGMEAGELARVRLALEVLNNSPLPVPTLRDIEDHDAVFVLGEDLTQTAARVALAVRQATKGKAEAMADAMRVQPWLDAAVKNIGQHALYPLFIASLAETKLDDVAEECVHAAPADLARLGFAVAHAIDPSAPAVEGLDADAKTLAQRIADALVAAQRPLVVAGTSLADSALIEAAANIAKALKLREKNGSLSLVVPEANSLGMAMMGGESVDAALDAVISGKADAIVVLENDLYARVPAAKVDAALAAAKVVIVADHSKTPTTDRAHLVLPAATFAEGDGTLVSQEGRAQRFFQVFDPQYLDSSILVHEGWRWMHALRATLLNKPVDWTQLDHVTSACAEAAPQLAGIVNAAPSAAFRIKGMKLAREPLRYSGRTAMRANISVHEPRTPQDKDTAFAFSMEGYSGSAEPRQQVPFAWSPGWNSPQAWNKFQDEVGGHLRAGDPGVRLIESQGDRLHWFTAIPGAFNPARGTWTAVPFYHLFGSEESSSRAAPVQERIPAAYVALAKSEADRLGVNDGALLSLNVAGVSLRLPLRVNEELGAGLVALPKGLAGIPPAIFGASVEGLQEAAQ
- the nuoH gene encoding NADH-quinone oxidoreductase subunit NuoH, translated to MSWFTPEVIDVILTVVRAIVVLLAVVVCGALLSFVERRLLGWWQDRYGPNRVGPFGMFQIAADMLKMFFKEDWNPPFVDRMIFTLAPVVAMSALLIAFVVIPITPVWGVADLNIGLLFFFAMAGLSVYAVLFAGWSSNNKYALLGSLRASAQTVSYEVFLGLALMGVVVQVGSFNMRDIVDYQAQNLWFIIPQFFGFCTFFIAGVAVTHRHPFDQPEAEQELADGYHIEYAGMKWGMFFVGEYIGIILISALLVTLFFGGWHGPFGLLPQVPFLWFTLKTAFFIMLFILLRASIPRPRYDQVMDFSWKFCLPLTLINLLVTAAIVLYNTPAVAAQ
- the nuoI gene encoding NADH-quinone oxidoreductase subunit NuoI, coding for MFKYIGDIVKGTGTQLRSLVMVFSHGFRKRDTLQYPEEPVYLPPRYRGRIVLTRDPDGEERCVACNLCAVACPVGCISLQKAETEDGRWYPEFFRINFSRCIFCGLCEEACPTTAIQLTPDFEMAEFKRQDLVYEKEDLLISGPGKNPDYNFYRVAGMAIAGKPKGAAQNEAEPINVKSLLP